One genomic segment of Elgaria multicarinata webbii isolate HBS135686 ecotype San Diego chromosome 9, rElgMul1.1.pri, whole genome shotgun sequence includes these proteins:
- the AMIGO2 gene encoding amphoterin-induced protein 2, with the protein MSPVWCTISALNVNCKKLVNLLVFAISVCCSASGMCPTTCICASDIVSCTSKNLSRVPPTLFKHIRRLDLSHNRIGILDHDWMPILLDKLSTLIVSHNSISSISAGSFSVTPNVKYLDLSSNNLRSLGSPVFQELSVLEVLLLYNNHIAQIDSAAFGGIHKLQKLYLSYNSLSHFPIELYVGKHKLSELVLLDISYNRIKSIPIKYMSLVPARHLSGIYLHGNPFYCDCTLYSMLSFWYLRHFSSVEDFKTEYTCVLQSDPKGSNKLPLLHDNYLNCSESTINGSFHAFGFIHEAQVGERLIVPCDTKISDTGTQFIWISPDNQLLEPGKVTEHFRVFQNGSLEIDEAQYEDAGLYSCIAINKKRLLNETVEVRINVSNFTVDRSQSHETFNTAFTTLAACVASIILVLLYLYLTPCPCRCRSKGRKRQPNQSNAPHPSILTSSSPLELPADEKKASSGKRVVFLEPVKEPKPGQNGKVKMFPNDNIIAESILKPPRTKSDSDSMNSVFSDTPFMPSS; encoded by the coding sequence ATGTCTCCAGTTTGGTGTACAATTTCAGCTCTTAATGTGAACTGCAAGAAACTGGTGAACCTCTTGGTCTTTGCCATAAGTGTATGTTGCAGTGCCTCCGGGATGTGTCCTACAACTTGCATCTGTGCTAGCGACATTGTGAGCTGCACCAGCAAAAATCTTTCGAGGGTACCGCCAACACTCTTCAAGCACATAAGAAGACTGGATCTCAGCCACAACCGAATTGGGATTCTGGACCATGACTGGATGCCCATACTACTTGACAAGCTCAGCACCCTCATTGTCAGTCATAACAGCATCTCTAGCATTTCCGCGGGGAGCTTTTCTGTGACTCCAAATGTCAAGTACCTAGACTTGTCCTCCAACAACTTGCGGTCACTGGGCAGTCCTGTCTTCCAGGAATTGAGTGTGCTAGAAGTTCTCCTGCTTTATAACAACCACATTGCGCAGATTGATTCTGCTGCCTTTGGAGGAATCCATAAGTTGCAAAAGTTGTATTTGAGTTACAATTCTCTTTCACACTTCCCAATAGAATTGTACGTTGGGAAACATAAACTCTCAGAACTCGTGCTCTTAGACATTTCTTACAATCGAATCAAGTCAATACCAATTAAATACATGAGCTTAGTGCCAGCCAGACATCTGAGTGGAATTTATCTTCATGGGAACCCATTTTATTGTGACTGTACTCTTTACTCCATGCTAAGCTTCTGGTACCTTAGACACTTCAGTTCAGTGGAAGATTTCAAGACTGAGTACACCTGTGTTTTGCAGTCCGACCCCAAAGGCTCCAATAAACTGCCTTTATTGCATGACAACTATTTGAATTGCTCAGAAAGCACCATTAATGGCTCTTTCCATGCGTTTGGGTTTATTCATGAAGCCCAAGTCGGTGAGAGGCTGATTGTGCCTTGTGACACTAAAATCAGTGATACAGGCACCCAGTTCATTTGGATCAGCCCAGACAATCAACTTCTAGAGCCTGGCAAGGTAACCGAACACTTTAGAGTGTTTCAAAATGGGAGTCTGGAAATAGATGAGGCCCAGTATGAGGATGCTGGCCTTTATTCCTGCATTGCAATAAACAAGAAAAGACTATTGAACGAAACGGTCGAGGTGAGGATCAATGTCAGCAATTTCACTGTGGACAGGTCTCAGTCGCACGAAACGTTCAACACTGCTTTCACCACCCTCGCAGCTTGTGTAGCCAGTATTATTTTGGTACTTCTTTACCTCTACCTGACGCCATGCCCTTGTCGGTGTCGCtccaagggaaggaaaaggcagcCGAACCAAAGTAACGCCCCTCATCCATCCATATTAACCTCCAGTTCACCCCTCGAACTTCCAGCTGATGAGAAGAAAGCCAGCAGTGGCAAAAGGGTTGTGTTTCTCGAACCTGTGAAGGAGCCAAAGCCAGGACAGAATGGGAAAGTAAAGATGTTTCCCAATGACAACATCATTGCTGAAAGTATCTTAAAACCTCCCCGAACAAAATCAGACTCCGATTCCATGAACTCAGTGTTCTCAGACACACCGTTTATGCCATCCTCCTAG